The genomic interval ATTTCCTGTCAGAAATTATATGAGAACCAGATCGCTCCCTGGATTCGAAATCAGTTTAAGGAAGCGTCATACGAGATCGAAGAAAACGCCGTTCTGTTTTTAAAGACGGAAATTGGTCCTGACCTTCTTAAACTCTCGACAGAAATTGAAAAATTAAAATCTTACATCGGCGACCGGAAAACAGTCCGGTTTGAGGATTGCCAGAAAATTATCCGGGGAGAACGCCACTATTCAATCTTTGATCTGGTCAACGCGGTCGGAAACAAAGATCGAACAAAGGCGCTGATCCTTCTTTCCAGTTTGATTGATGAAGGAGAACAGCCCCTGGTCATGCTGGCGATGCTGGTTCGGAATTTCAGAAACCTGCTAAGATTAGGGGAACTTAAAAAAGCGGGCATGTCCAGAATGGAAGTTTCCAAGAGATTGGGAATCCCCGAGTTCTATTTGTCGGAAACATACAAGCATTTTTCAGCCTATACACCCGAGGAAATCAAAGAGGCCTTTACGCTCTTTCTGGAAGCAGACCTTCAGTTAAAAAGCAATGTGAGGGCGCCTGAGCGAACGATGGAGGCGGTCATTCTCAATCTCTGCATCGTAAATCCGTCAAACAGTCAGGTATCCTATAATGCCTGATATGGATACTTCTCCTCTTCCGCTGGAAGAATTAAAAAAACTTCGTAAGCCGATCCCGAATATCAATATCGATCTCCGTCAGCGACTCACCCGGATGGAGTCTCTGGCCCTCTGGATCACTGAATTTGTCGGGACGATGGGATTCTTTTTGGTCATTTTTGCATGGACCGTTCTCTGGCTCTCCTGGAATCTGGTCGCACCACAGTCGTTACGATTTGACCCCTTTCCCGCATTTGTCCTATGGCTATTTATATCCAATATGATTCAGATCTTCCTTATGCCGCTTATCATGATTGGACAGAATCTGCAAGGAAAACATGCAGAAGCCCGGGCAGAGACCGATTTTGAAGTGAATGTCAAAGCCGAGAGAGAAATAGGCACTATTCTGCTCCACCTGGAAAAACAAAATAAATTGATTTTAGAGATATTGCATAGAATAGAGCACCTGAAATAGAGAATCGATGAATTCTATTTTCAATCGGACGTTGTGTTCTGGTTGACATTGTAATTTTCTTCTTCGTAAGATGGAGAGGGAGAAGTTTTTGGTCAAACGTTTGTCGTCACTGGAATATTCATGAGAGGGGAAATTGACATGCGGAAAATAAGTGCATATCTCCGGAACGGTTTCTTTTTATTCATATGGGTTTTCATCTTTTCTGGTTCTTCCGCATATTCCGATGATCGTACAGATCAGCCTGTTGGCGTGGTGCAGGTCAATATACGGAATTCAATATTTGAATTCCAGGGAGGGATCCTGAAGCCGGATCAGAACGCCACGATTGTTGTCCATAACGAGGATCAAATTACTCATGGCTTCACTTCAATCCTGCTGGAAGATTTTGATGTCCAGGTTGAATCCAATGGGATAACAACCTTGGGAAAAGGAATAAAAGGTGTTCATATTGATTCCGGCAAAACGGTCCGGATCCATTTTGTCCCTAATCGCTCGGGAAAGTTTTCTTTTCGATGCGATCTTCATCCGAATATGAAGGGAGAGCTCCTTATACTTTCTATCACGTCAATATAACTGGATCATTCTGGAAAAATTCTTTTCAACTGCCAAATTCCGGAAAGGGTATGGCTGCTTCCCGAAAGCGGCAATTTTTGGACGTCAAAAACGAACTCATTGAAAAAATAAACACTTAACGTAACCGCGAGGTCCAGGATATGTTGCGAGCGAATGGTTATGCCGCATTAAAGGCTAAAGCCCCATTAACTCTTTATTCATTTGACCGAAGAGATCCCAAAGACCACGATGTTCTAATTGACATTTTATATTGTGGAATCTGTCACTCTGATATTCATCAGGCTCGTGATGAATGGGGTGGCGCTTCCTTCCCGATGGTGCCAGGCCATGAAATTACGGGAATGGTTTCCCGTGTGGGTGTAAAAGTGACCCGCCATAAAGTAGGAGACAAGGTGGGTGTTGGATGTTTTGTTGATTCATGCCGCCGCTGTGAAGCGTGCAATCAAAACCTTCAGCAGTTTTGTGCCAATGGAATGAGTTTGACCTATAATGGTCTCGAACAGGATAAAAAAACTCCGACACAGGGAGGATATTCAAACCGCATTATCGTAAACGAAGAGTACGTTTATCGCATACCGGGCAACCTTCCATTGGATGCTGCGGCTCCTCTACTCTGTGCAGGAATCACACTCTATTCTCCGCTGACGCGCTGGAAGGCAGGACCGGGTAAAAATGTTGGCATCATTGGATTAGGGGGGTTGGGTCACATGGGCGTTAAACTGGCCCATGCCCTCGGGGCTAATGTTACCGTGCTGAGTCATTCGCTTAAGAAATTGGAAGAAGGAAAGAAGTTGGGAGCGGATCATTCTTATGCAACCACCGATCCGGAAACGTTCACGAAACTGAGCGGCACTTTTGATTTGATGGTCTGCACCGTTTCAGCAGGTATCAATTGGAACCCCTATCTAGATCTTTTGAAAACCGACGGCACCATGGTGGTCGTTGGCGTGCCAGAAAAGGAGATTCCAATCAGTGCATTTTCTCTGATTATGCGACGACGTAATCTTGCCGGATCGTTGATAGGCGGCTACAAAGAGACCCAGGAAATGCTGGATTTCTGTGGAAAACACAGTATTACAAGTGAAATAGAAGTGATTCCAATTCAAAAAGTAAATGAGGCCTATGAGCGAGTTTTGAAAAGTGACGTGCGCTACCGTTTTGTGATTGATATGAAATCATTGCCTGAGCAACAAAAATGAAATATCGAATGACGAATGTTACGCTCTTTTCTTCTGAGGGAACCCGGAAACAGGGGCGTGCCGAATGGCATGCACGAGAGTATAAAAGATGCCACTTGTCAGAAGCATCTTGCATTAAGTGACACAAATGGGATGAGAGGCGGCCGAAATTTCCGATCGCATTGGAACGAACGGCTGACTGATTTCGATTTACCTGAAAGGAATTATTTTGCGGTGAGTTGATTGATTTTTACAGTCATCCGGGAGATTTTTCTTCCGGCCGTATTGTGATGAATAACCCCTTTACTTGCCGCGCTATCCATCAGGGAGGTCATCTCCAGAAGGGCTGACTTGGCTTCTTCTTTATTTTTTTCTTCGATGGCTTTGAGTACTTTTTTGGCGGATGTCCGGACAGTAGAGATAATTGTTCTATTTCTTTCCCGTTTACGTATATCCTGGCGGGTTTTTTTGATGGCGTCGCGATGTATGGGCATTCTTTTCCTTTGCTGAGTAAGATTAAAATTTAAGACAGTACTTATATCACATTAAACCAAGGAAAACAATCGATAAATACGAATAAATTGTTATCGGAAAACGGCGTATGGTATACTCCTGACAAGATGATCTTTGATCCGGTCCACTCTCATATGTCCCCGACTTATCGCATTGACCTCTCCTACGAAGAAAACTATCAAAATGGCCCTTTTATCGAAGGTGAATTTTCCAAAAGAAAAACAAGCGGGCTTAAACATTTTATGGGTTTCGAGGTCCGGTCCACATTCGGAGTCCCGGCTGGTCCACTGCTAAACTCACGGTGGATCCATGTTTATGCCAAACTTGGATTTGACCTATTGGTCTACAAGACTGTCAGAACGGAGGCTCACCCTTCCCACCCCGCTCCGAACTGCATGATTCTCAATCTATCCGGCCAGTTAGAAGATAAAGATTTTGGATACACATTGGTGGCCAATGAGGAAATTTCGGAAGACAAGAACTCTTCTCACGTTTCAATTACGAATTCCTTCGGCATGCCTTCGAGAGATCCCAAAGTCTGGCAGGAAGATGTCCTGAAGGCGAAGTCATTCTTGGACCCGGGTCAGATCTTGATCGTCAGTGTGGTCGGAACTCCCCGGAAAGGAGAAGATTTGGCCGACGACTATGCCCGGGGCGCGATGATGGCCAAAGAAGCCGGTGCCGATATTGTGGAGATTAACCTCTCCTGTCCCAATGTGACCACCGGTGAAGGATCTCTCTTTACGGACCCTGAAGCCTCTTCCCGGGTGACCCGGGAAGTGCAACGGGCGCTTCATGGCACCCCTCTGATTATTAAAATGGGATATATTCCAGATTTTCAGATTCTGGAGAAAGTTATCATGGCAAATGCCAGATTTACAGAGGGAATTTCCAGTATCAATACCCTCTCATTTAAAGTGGTCAAACCGGACGGAAGTCAGGCACTTCCCGGTCCGGGGAGGCTTCAATCGGGAGTCTGTGGAGATGCCATCCGATCATGCGGGCTCAATCAGTCAAAAAGAATTGCGGATATCCGGCAGCGCCACCGCCTTGATTTTTCCCTGATTGGGGTGGGGGGAATCATGACGGTGAACGATATTATCGCCTATGAAGAAGCCGGAACAGATGCGAGTATGAGCGCCACGGGTGCGATGTGGGATCCTTATCTCGCTTTAAAATACGACCAAATACGTCTTGTCCAGAAGCGTTAACTCCTCATTTAATCTTAAAATCCCATTTCAACCATGACAGAAACCAGAAAAATAACCAGAGCGGCGGGCAAGATCGGTATTGCCACATTGACCAGCCGGATCTTGGGACTGATCAGGGATATGGTTGTTGCACGGCTGGGTGCCGGTCTCGCGACGGATGCCTTTTATGTTGCCTATCGGATTCCGAATCTTTTAAGAGAACTGTTGGCAGAAGGTTCGATGTCGGCCGGATTTATTCCGGTTTTTACCGAATATTGGACGACCCGATCGAAGGAAGAGGCATGGAGACTGGCTTGCAAGGTGTTTACGCTTCTTTTTGCCATTCTCCTGGCAGTCTGTTTGCTGGGAATCCTTTTAGCTCCCTGGATTGTCCGGTTGATTGCACCTGGGTTTACGGATGAAGGGGGAAAACTTTCTCTGACGATTGATCTGACCCGGATTATGTTTCCTTACCTTCTATTTATCGGCCTGGCGGCTTTGACGATGGGCGTGCTCAATTCCATTCGGGCATTTGGAATTCCGGCGTTGGCTCCGGCTGTTGATAATTTTGTCATCATCTTGTCAATTTTTATCTTTAGTTGGTTCCTGAATGATCCGATATTTGGAATTGCCATTGCGGTGACGATCGGAGGACTGGTTCAGTTCTTGTTTCA from Nitrospirota bacterium carries:
- the holA gene encoding DNA polymerase III subunit delta; this translates as MESKNVKKEDWGPLILLHGEEEYLIADWVKKIKDGLIEPGLTEFNFNLFYGSDLDMGELLSLVQTFPLLSEKRVVIIKEGELIPAKELEKLIPYMDSPMDSTCLVFLASKVDMRKSFFIRFKEKGRVISCQKLYENQIAPWIRNQFKEASYEIEENAVLFLKTEIGPDLLKLSTEIEKLKSYIGDRKTVRFEDCQKIIRGERHYSIFDLVNAVGNKDRTKALILLSSLIDEGEQPLVMLAMLVRNFRNLLRLGELKKAGMSRMEVSKRLGIPEFYLSETYKHFSAYTPEEIKEAFTLFLEADLQLKSNVRAPERTMEAVILNLCIVNPSNSQVSYNA
- a CDS encoding DUF1003 domain-containing protein — protein: MDTSPLPLEELKKLRKPIPNINIDLRQRLTRMESLALWITEFVGTMGFFLVIFAWTVLWLSWNLVAPQSLRFDPFPAFVLWLFISNMIQIFLMPLIMIGQNLQGKHAEARAETDFEVNVKAEREIGTILLHLEKQNKLILEILHRIEHLK
- a CDS encoding cupredoxin domain-containing protein; translation: MRKISAYLRNGFFLFIWVFIFSGSSAYSDDRTDQPVGVVQVNIRNSIFEFQGGILKPDQNATIVVHNEDQITHGFTSILLEDFDVQVESNGITTLGKGIKGVHIDSGKTVRIHFVPNRSGKFSFRCDLHPNMKGELLILSITSI
- a CDS encoding NAD(P)-dependent alcohol dehydrogenase; the encoded protein is MLRANGYAALKAKAPLTLYSFDRRDPKDHDVLIDILYCGICHSDIHQARDEWGGASFPMVPGHEITGMVSRVGVKVTRHKVGDKVGVGCFVDSCRRCEACNQNLQQFCANGMSLTYNGLEQDKKTPTQGGYSNRIIVNEEYVYRIPGNLPLDAAAPLLCAGITLYSPLTRWKAGPGKNVGIIGLGGLGHMGVKLAHALGANVTVLSHSLKKLEEGKKLGADHSYATTDPETFTKLSGTFDLMVCTVSAGINWNPYLDLLKTDGTMVVVGVPEKEIPISAFSLIMRRRNLAGSLIGGYKETQEMLDFCGKHSITSEIEVIPIQKVNEAYERVLKSDVRYRFVIDMKSLPEQQK
- the rpsT gene encoding 30S ribosomal protein S20, whose amino-acid sequence is MPIHRDAIKKTRQDIRKRERNRTIISTVRTSAKKVLKAIEEKNKEEAKSALLEMTSLMDSAASKGVIHHNTAGRKISRMTVKINQLTAK
- a CDS encoding dihydroorotate dehydrogenase, encoding MLSENGVWYTPDKMIFDPVHSHMSPTYRIDLSYEENYQNGPFIEGEFSKRKTSGLKHFMGFEVRSTFGVPAGPLLNSRWIHVYAKLGFDLLVYKTVRTEAHPSHPAPNCMILNLSGQLEDKDFGYTLVANEEISEDKNSSHVSITNSFGMPSRDPKVWQEDVLKAKSFLDPGQILIVSVVGTPRKGEDLADDYARGAMMAKEAGADIVEINLSCPNVTTGEGSLFTDPEASSRVTREVQRALHGTPLIIKMGYIPDFQILEKVIMANARFTEGISSINTLSFKVVKPDGSQALPGPGRLQSGVCGDAIRSCGLNQSKRIADIRQRHRLDFSLIGVGGIMTVNDIIAYEEAGTDASMSATGAMWDPYLALKYDQIRLVQKR